The Palleronia sp. THAF1 genome window below encodes:
- a CDS encoding rhomboid family intramembrane serine protease, producing MHDHNASPFNALPPVVVALTIAICAIELIFQAGRVGIIGGASGVGLRIDALNAFAFSPQLWERMWDTGQFPPRELLRLVSYSFVHLGFTHLLFVAVFLLALGKMVSESFGPLPVLAIWVVSAVTGALVYGAIPGVRTALVGGYPAVYGLIGAYTFLLWTGLGAMGEQRIRAFTLIAFLLGIQLAFGLLFGGGLDWIADIAGFAAGFLLSFVVSPGGWSRVLQKLRNR from the coding sequence ATGCACGACCACAATGCCTCTCCCTTCAACGCGCTGCCCCCCGTGGTGGTCGCGCTGACGATTGCCATCTGCGCCATCGAACTGATCTTCCAAGCGGGTCGCGTCGGGATCATCGGGGGCGCGAGCGGCGTGGGCCTGCGGATCGACGCGCTCAACGCTTTCGCCTTCTCGCCGCAACTGTGGGAGCGGATGTGGGACACCGGTCAGTTCCCGCCGCGCGAGTTGCTGCGGCTGGTCAGCTACTCGTTCGTCCACTTGGGCTTCACGCACCTGCTTTTCGTCGCGGTGTTCCTGCTGGCGCTGGGCAAGATGGTGTCAGAGTCTTTCGGCCCGCTGCCCGTGCTGGCGATCTGGGTCGTGTCCGCGGTGACCGGCGCACTGGTCTACGGCGCGATTCCCGGCGTGCGCACCGCCTTGGTGGGCGGCTACCCGGCAGTCTACGGGCTGATCGGCGCCTATACGTTCCTGCTGTGGACCGGTCTTGGCGCCATGGGTGAACAGCGCATCCGGGCCTTCACGCTGATCGCGTTCCTGCTGGGCATCCAGCTTGCGTTCGGCTTGCTGTTCGGCGGCGGGCTGGACTGGATCGCCGATATCGCTGGCTTCGCGGCGGGCTTCCTTCTGTCCTTCGTCGTGTCGCCGGGCGGGTGGAGTCGGGTGCTTCAAAAGCTGCGCAATCGCTAG
- the trpS gene encoding tryptophan--tRNA ligase, which translates to MPEAKFTPRVFSGIQPSGHLTLGNYLGAIRRFVDMQDQGSFQNIYCMVDLHAITVWQDPADLARNTRELAAGFIASGIDPEKSILINQSQVPEHAQLAWIFNCVARMGWMGRMTQWKDKAGKNAEAASLGLFAYPALMAADILLYHATHVPVGEDQKQHLELTRDIAAKFNNDYGVDFFPLTEPVIEGAATRVMSLRDGTKKMSKSDPSDASRINLTDDADTIAKKIRKAKTDPEPLPSEYDGLKDRPEARNLVNIYAALSDQTVEQVMADHGGSQFGQFKPALADLAVAKLSPITEEMGRLMQDTAEIDRVLARGSERAREIASPILAKTYEIVGMVR; encoded by the coding sequence ATGCCTGAAGCCAAGTTCACCCCCCGCGTCTTCTCTGGCATCCAGCCGTCCGGCCACCTGACGCTGGGCAATTACCTTGGCGCGATCCGCCGTTTCGTGGACATGCAGGATCAGGGCAGCTTCCAGAACATCTACTGCATGGTCGACCTGCACGCGATCACCGTCTGGCAGGACCCAGCGGACCTTGCGCGCAATACCCGAGAGCTTGCGGCGGGCTTCATCGCGTCCGGCATCGACCCCGAGAAGTCCATCCTTATCAACCAATCGCAGGTGCCGGAGCACGCGCAGCTTGCGTGGATCTTCAACTGCGTGGCGCGCATGGGCTGGATGGGCCGGATGACCCAGTGGAAGGACAAGGCCGGCAAGAACGCCGAGGCTGCATCATTGGGCCTGTTCGCCTACCCTGCCCTGATGGCCGCGGACATCCTGCTGTACCACGCGACCCACGTGCCCGTGGGCGAGGACCAGAAGCAGCATCTGGAGCTGACGCGCGACATCGCCGCGAAGTTCAACAACGATTACGGTGTGGACTTCTTCCCGCTGACAGAGCCTGTGATCGAGGGGGCGGCCACCCGCGTCATGTCCCTGCGTGACGGGACCAAGAAGATGTCGAAGTCCGACCCATCGGACGCGTCGCGCATCAACCTGACGGACGACGCCGACACGATCGCCAAGAAAATCCGCAAGGCCAAGACCGACCCTGAACCGCTGCCGTCCGAGTACGACGGCCTGAAGGACCGACCCGAGGCCCGCAACCTTGTGAACATCTACGCTGCCCTGTCGGACCAGACCGTTGAGCAGGTGATGGCCGACCACGGCGGATCGCAATTCGGCCAGTTCAAGCCTGCCTTGGCGGACCTTGCTGTCGCGAAGCTGTCACCCATCACCGAAGAGATGGGCCGCCTGATGCAGGACACGGCAGAGATCGACCGCGTGCTGGCCCGTGGATCGGAACGCGCACGAGAGATCGCGTCGCCGATCCTGGCGAAAACCTATGAGATCGTCGGGATGGTGCGTTAG
- a CDS encoding cupin domain-containing protein, with protein sequence MSDAVNLADKLSTFANHWSPKIVAGFNGCDVMVVKALGAFTWHSHPDTDDFFLVLKGRLRIEMRDGDVTLGPGELYVVPKGVEHRPVAEEEVHLLLIEPAGTPNTGDTATAARKDTI encoded by the coding sequence ATGTCGGATGCGGTAAACTTGGCCGACAAGCTGTCGACGTTTGCGAACCATTGGAGCCCGAAGATTGTCGCCGGGTTCAACGGCTGCGACGTGATGGTGGTCAAGGCGCTGGGGGCATTCACCTGGCACAGCCACCCGGACACCGACGATTTCTTTCTGGTCCTCAAGGGCCGCCTGAGGATCGAGATGCGCGACGGCGATGTGACGCTGGGCCCCGGTGAGCTTTATGTCGTGCCGAAAGGCGTCGAGCATCGCCCCGTGGCCGAGGAAGAGGTTCATCTACTGCTGATCGAGCCCGCCGGCACGCCGAACACGGGCGACACCGCCACCGCGGCCCGCAAGGATACAATCTAG